A DNA window from Desulfovibrio sp. contains the following coding sequences:
- a CDS encoding response regulator — protein MRALFVDDEVEFLELMEKRLTRRGMEVVTAPDGQSALDLLDQALQSGEMFQIVVMDVRMPGMDGLETLRHMKEKAPNLPVILLTGHACMGVAVQGLDLGAYDYMLKPVAISELIIKMEEAARSAM, from the coding sequence ATGCGCGCATTGTTTGTGGACGACGAAGTGGAATTTCTGGAACTGATGGAAAAACGCCTTACCCGGCGCGGTATGGAAGTTGTGACCGCACCCGATGGTCAGTCGGCCCTTGATCTGCTGGATCAGGCCCTGCAATCGGGCGAGATGTTCCAGATTGTGGTCATGGATGTGCGCATGCCCGGCATGGATGGTCTGGAAACCCTGCGCCACATGAAGGAAAAAGCCCCCAATCTGCCTGTCATTCTGCTTACGGGGCATGCCTGCATGGGTGTGGCCGTGCAGGGGCTTGATCTTGGCGCGTACGACTACATGCTCAAGCCCGTAGCCATCAGCGAGCTGATTATCAAGATGGAGGAAGCGGCCCGGTCCGCTATGTGA